tgggtgacagagcaagactccgtctcaaaaaaaaaaaaaaaaaaaatctaaggacATATTAAATGTCAAGGAAGCAATTTATATAGATTTAAAAGTGGACTAAGTTAAAATTTGAGGAGTGCTAACAATGGACACGAGAAAACTACCAGGGCAATAAGCAAAAGCCAGAAAGAAGAGTACAAAGGgcccaaaaccaaaccaaatgctGAAATTAGTGGCAGAAGACAGACAATGAAAATTAGGGGGCCGTCGCTCTCTAAGGCCAGCGCCGCCTCTCGCTCGCCGAGCTCCAGCCGAAGGAGAAGGGGGGTAAGTAAGGAGGTCTCTGTACCATGGCTCGTACAAAGCAGAATGCCCGCAAATCGACCAGTGGTAAAGCACCCAGGAAGCAACTGGCTACAAAAGCCACTCGCAAGAGTGCGCCCTCTACTGGAGGGGTGAAGAAATCTCATTGTTACAGGTCTAGTACTGTGGCGCTCCGTGAAATTAGACGTTATCAGAAGTCCACTGAACTTCTGATTCACAAACTTCCCTTCCAGCGTCTGGTGCGAGAAATTGCTCAGGACTTTAAAACAGATCTGCGCTTCCAGAGCGCAGCTATCGGTGCTTTGCAGGAGGCAAGTGAGGCCTATCTGGTTGGCCTTTTTGAAGACACCAACCTGTGTGCTATCCATGCCAAACGTGTAACAATTATGCCAAAAGACATCCAGCTAGCACGCCGCATACGTGGAGAACGTGCTTAAGAAGCCACTATGATGGGAAAcatttcattctcaaaaaaaaaaaaaaaaaattctcttcttcctgttaTTGGTAGTTCTGAAcgttacatattttttttccatgggGTCAAAAGGTACCTAAGTATATGATTGCAAGTGGAAAAATAGGGGACAGAAATCAGGTATTGgcagtttttccattttcatttgtgtgtgaatttttaatataaatgcagAGGCGTAAAGCATTAATGCAAGTTAAAATGTTTCAGTGAACAAGTTTCAGCAGTTCAACtttgtaataattataaataaacctGTTAAATTTTTCTGGACAATGCCagcatttggatttttttaaaacaagtaaattTCTTATTgacggtaaaaaaaaaaaaaaaaaaagaaaaagaaaaaaagaaaaaagaaaattagggtGGTGGGGATGGAAGACTCTAAACAGTTAATTTTGTTACCTAGGAACTAAGGAGGACTCTAGATTATTTGCTCCTCATTAAAAAAAGTAactattggccgggcacggtggctcacgcttataatcccagcactttcgcaggccaaggcagggggatcacctgaggtctggagtttgagacaagcctggccattatggtgaaaccccgtctttactaaaaatacaaaaattagccaggtgtagtggcgggcacctgtaattccagctaatcgggaggctgaggcaagagaatcgcttgaacccaggaggcggaggttgcagtgagccaagattgtgccactgcactccagcctgggtgacagagtaagattctgtctgagaagagaagagaagagaagagagaagaggagagaagaagagagagaagagaggagagaggagagaagagaaaaaagagaaaagagaaaagaaaagagctctCTGGTCTCGGCTGCAGAAGCGAGATGACGAAGGGAACGTCATCGTTTGGAAAGCGTCGCAATAAGATGCACACATTGTGCCGCCGCTGTGGCTCTAAGGCGGAAGTCGACCTGTGGCAAATGTGGCTACCCTGCCAAGCGCAAGAGAAAGTATAACTGGAGTGCCAAGGCTAAAAGACGAAATACCACCGGAACTGGTCGAATGAGGCACCTAAAAATTGTATACCGCAGATTCAGGCATGGATTCTGTGAAGGAACAACACCTAAACCCAAGAGGGCAGCTGTTGCAGCATCTAGTTCATCTTAAGAATGTCAACGATTAGTCATGCAATAAATgttctggttttaaaaaataaaaataaaataaaaaataaaaaaaaggagaggagagaggaggggaggggaggggaggagaggggaggggagggtaggagaggggaggggaggggaggggaggggaggggaggggaggggaggggaggggaggggaggggaggggaggggagaggagagactaCTGCTATCTGCCCCTGTGAGTTCTAAAAGGGTCCCTCCACACAGGCAggcaaacatacacatacacatacacatacacatacaaaacaGAATCCCTTCTATGTCAAGCAGTTATTTTTAACCCTTACCACTGACTCACCACTAATGTTGAGTTCTATCTGATGACAAAACTCTAATATAAGGTACCGGACTACATTTCAAACTCAGTTCTCCGGCGGGCCAACTCGCAATTTTTCAGTGATATGCTTATTCTCTTCATCGGAAGCCATGAAAATATCTCTGAATCCTCCTTTCTTGCTACACATTCAATAATCAAGATGCTTTATCATATGTTTCTCTCTAGGTCTTCCTTTCCATGTCCAAGTATACCAATCATTTTTTCAGTAAAATCACTTCATTTCACTAATACAGTAGTCTTCAATATCTGTCTCCAATTCTTCTCTCAGCCAATCCATCCTACACAATGCCAAAGTTATTACTGCTAAAATaccaatttaaatatattatcacCCTCCTAAAAAACTGTGTCTTGCTGTTGCACACAAAATAGTCtgaacttggccgggcgcagtggctcacgcctataattccagcactttgggaggccgaggcaggtggatcacaaagtcaggagatcgagaccatactggctaacgtagtgaaaccccgtctctactaaaaatacaaaaaattagccgggcgtggtggtgggcgcctgtagtcccagctactggggaggctgaggcaggagaatggcgtgaacccagaaggcggagcatgcagtgagccaagatcgtgccactgcattccagcctgggctacagagcaacactctgtctcaaaaaaaaaaaaaaattgtctgaaCTCCTCATCCTGGCAAAAGGAAGGCACACTGTGGCCAACTTTCAACTGCCATGCCATCTTAACTTCCAACTTTGTACAAAAGCATCTATCTCAGCCAATGGTTCTCTTCCCAGACTACTGAACATGCCACACACCCTCCTGCCTCTACAATCTTATTCACACCATCCCACCTCCCAACCCCAAACAAGCCTGTCTCCATCATCTCCATTTACCTAAATTCTACTCTTCCTCCAAAACCCAGTTCATTCATTTGATAGTCTCATAACCCAAGGTATGATTCTAGATGaaggagatttaaaaacaaatttaacaaagtTTGCATGGTACTTGAGAGTTGGGGCTCTGAAATCAGACTATCTAAAGATCTGAAACCTAGATTTacaacttattttatatttaaattttctgaacTCCCATACAGTATTTATGAAAGGCTAACATCTAATTAAACTTTAAAGGACtagtgaaaattatataaaaccaCAGTATATGTAAAGAGCTAAGTACAGGTCTATACATtttggctattattattactatttctgTCCTCAAAGAGCTCATATCCCAGCTCATGGTGCACCCAAGTACTCACTGCATAAGCTTATGACCTATCTCGAAAGTGCCTGATATAGATGCCAGtcatctataatttaaaaaaagagagaagtgcttgacaaaatttacaaattttgGTACTTTCATTATtctcaaatgagaaaactgaataatAGTGAATATTCATTCCTTTAAGATATAAAATTCATCAGTGATCCAACCAGAATATTATCCCAGGATATCTGCTTTCCATATATTGCTCCAATGACAAACAGTGAAAGTGGTTCTAAGTTAAATATCTACAGGAAACATATACCCTTCTATAAAAaaagctggctgggcgcggtggctcacgcctataatcccagcactttgggaggctgaggtgggcggatcacgaggtcaggagatcgagaccatcctggcttacacagtgaaaccctgtctctactaaaaatacaaaaaattagccaggcgtggtggcgggcgactgtagtcccagctactggggaggctgaggcaggagaatggcatgaacctaggaggcagagcttgcagtgagccgatatcacaccactgcactccagcctcggcgacagaccaagactccatctcaaaaaaaaaaaaaaaaagctaacaaaaGTAGCTACTTAAATATGCAATGCAAACATGGttgataaaattaatttcttaataaaaaggtattatatattttttcttc
This Macaca mulatta isolate MMU2019108-1 chromosome 3, T2T-MMU8v2.0, whole genome shotgun sequence DNA region includes the following protein-coding sequences:
- the LOC693939 gene encoding histone H3.3A-like; translation: MARTKQNARKSTSGKAPRKQLATKATRKSAPSTGGVKKSHCYRSSTVALREIRRYQKSTELLIHKLPFQRLVREIAQDFKTDLRFQSAAIGALQEASEAYLVGLFEDTNLCAIHAKRVTIMPKDIQLARRIRGERA